Proteins from one Bacteroides zhangwenhongii genomic window:
- a CDS encoding potassium/proton antiporter: protein MIFTAENTLLIGSILLFVSIVVGKTGYRFGVPTLLLFLVVGMAFGSDGLGLQFHNAKEAQFIGMVALSIILFSGGMDTKFKEIKPILGPGIVLSTVGVLLTALFTGLFIWWLSGMSWTNIYLPITTSLLLASTMSSTDSASVFAILRSQKMNLKHNLRPMLELESGSNDPMAYMLTIVLIQFIQSAGMGVGAIAVSFIIQFIVGAAAGYILGKLAIRMLNKLNIDNQALYPILLLAFVFFTFSITDLMKGNGYLAVYIAGMMVGNNKIMHRKEIYTFMDGLTWLFQIIMFLCLGLLVNPHEMLEVAAVALLIGVFMILIGRPLSVFLCLLPFRKITMKSRVFVSWVGLRGAVPIIFATYPVVAGVEGSNIIFNIVFFITIVSLVVQGTTISFVARILHLSEPLAKTGNDFGVELPEEIDSDLSDMTVTREMLEEADTLKDMNLPKGTLVMIVKRKDEFLIPNGTLKLHEGDKLLLISEKSKEESDSE, encoded by the coding sequence ATGATATTTACAGCAGAAAACACCTTACTTATCGGTTCTATCTTACTTTTCGTCAGCATTGTTGTTGGAAAAACCGGATACCGTTTCGGCGTACCTACTTTGTTACTGTTCCTCGTTGTAGGAATGGCATTCGGAAGTGACGGACTCGGTCTTCAATTCCATAATGCCAAAGAAGCCCAATTTATCGGTATGGTTGCCTTGAGTATCATCCTTTTCTCAGGAGGTATGGACACGAAATTCAAAGAAATCAAACCTATTTTAGGACCGGGTATCGTCTTATCCACTGTCGGAGTATTGCTCACAGCTCTTTTTACGGGGCTCTTCATTTGGTGGCTATCCGGTATGAGTTGGACGAACATTTATTTGCCTATCACCACTTCCCTATTGTTGGCCTCTACCATGTCTTCCACAGATTCGGCTTCGGTCTTCGCTATTCTCCGTTCGCAAAAGATGAATCTGAAGCACAACTTACGTCCCATGCTGGAGTTGGAAAGTGGAAGTAATGACCCGATGGCTTATATGCTTACCATTGTTCTGATACAGTTTATCCAATCAGCGGGTATGGGAGTCGGCGCTATTGCCGTTTCTTTTATCATTCAGTTTATCGTAGGTGCTGCTGCAGGATATATACTCGGGAAACTGGCTATCCGAATGCTGAACAAACTTAATATCGATAACCAGGCATTATATCCTATCCTGCTATTGGCATTCGTTTTCTTCACTTTCTCCATCACCGATTTAATGAAAGGTAATGGATATCTGGCTGTATACATCGCCGGTATGATGGTAGGTAATAACAAAATTATGCACCGTAAGGAGATTTATACGTTCATGGACGGGCTTACCTGGCTGTTCCAGATCATCATGTTCCTCTGCCTGGGATTGCTAGTCAATCCTCACGAAATGCTGGAAGTAGCCGCTGTCGCTCTGCTGATCGGTGTATTCATGATTCTTATCGGTCGCCCGTTAAGCGTATTCCTCTGCCTGCTCCCATTCCGGAAAATCACAATGAAGTCACGCGTTTTTGTATCTTGGGTAGGATTACGCGGCGCAGTTCCTATCATCTTTGCTACTTATCCGGTAGTGGCAGGAGTAGAGGGTTCGAATATTATATTCAATATCGTATTCTTCATTACCATCGTTTCATTGGTCGTACAAGGAACCACAATTTCCTTTGTAGCCCGCATATTACACCTCTCCGAACCTTTGGCAAAGACAGGAAACGATTTCGGGGTGGAACTGCCTGAGGAGATTGACTCTGATCTCAGTGATATGACTGTCACCCGCGAAATGCTGGAAGAGGCAGATACATTGAAAGATATGAACCTGCCAAAAGGTACACTAGTCATGATTGTGAAGCGCAAAGATGAATTCCTGATCCCTAACGGAACATTGAAATTGCACGAAGGAGATAAGTTGCTGCTTATTTCCGAGAAATCCAAAGAAGAGTCTGATTCTGAATAA
- a CDS encoding long-chain fatty acid--CoA ligase, whose translation MEQEHQFIDYIEQSIIKNWDRDALTDYKGITLQYKDVARKIAKFHIVLESAGIQPGDKIAVCGRNSAHWAVTFLATITYGAVIVPILHEFKADNIHNIVNHSEAKLLFVGDQAWENLNEDAMPLLEGIASLADFSSLVSRNEKLTYAFEHRNAIYGQRYPKNFRPEHICYRKDRPEELAIINYTSGTTGYSKGVMLPYRSIWSNVAYCFEMLPVKPGDHIVSMLPMGHVFGMVYDFLYGFSAGAHIYFLTRMPSPKIISQSFSEIKPRVISCVPLIVEKIIKKDILPKVDSKIGKLLLKVPIVNDKIKSLARQAAMEIFGGNFDEIIIGGAPFNAEVEAFLKKIGFPYTIAYGMTECGPIICSSRWENLKLASCGKATTRMEVKIDSPDPKTHAGEIICKGANLMLGYYKNQEATAQIIDVNGWLHTGDLGTIDEEGNVTVRGRSKNLLLTSSGQNIYPEEIESKLNNMPYVAESLIVLQHDKLVALIYPDFDDAFAHGLQQTDIQKVMEQNRIELNQQLPNYSQISKIKIHFEEFEKTAKKSIKRFMYQEAKG comes from the coding sequence ATGGAACAAGAACATCAGTTCATTGATTATATTGAGCAAAGTATCATCAAAAACTGGGACAGAGATGCCCTGACCGACTATAAAGGAATTACCCTCCAATATAAGGATGTAGCACGTAAAATTGCTAAATTTCACATTGTTTTGGAAAGTGCCGGAATCCAGCCGGGAGATAAAATAGCGGTTTGCGGACGTAACAGTGCTCATTGGGCAGTTACTTTCTTGGCCACCATCACTTATGGAGCTGTGATTGTTCCTATTTTGCATGAATTCAAAGCAGACAATATTCATAATATCGTCAACCATTCTGAAGCCAAACTACTTTTTGTAGGCGATCAAGCTTGGGAAAACCTGAATGAGGATGCAATGCCTTTATTAGAAGGTATTGCATCATTGGCAGATTTCTCCTCTTTAGTGTCGCGCAACGAAAAGCTCACATACGCTTTCGAACACCGGAATGCCATTTACGGACAACGTTATCCAAAGAACTTCCGTCCTGAACATATCTGTTACCGAAAAGACAGACCGGAAGAACTGGCAATCATCAATTATACATCCGGCACTACGGGGTATTCTAAAGGAGTAATGCTCCCCTATCGCAGTATCTGGTCAAATGTTGCCTACTGTTTTGAAATGCTTCCCGTCAAACCGGGAGATCATATCGTTTCCATGCTTCCTATGGGACATGTATTTGGAATGGTATACGACTTCCTATACGGATTCTCGGCAGGCGCACACATCTATTTCCTGACACGTATGCCGTCTCCTAAGATTATCTCCCAATCGTTTTCGGAGATAAAGCCCAGAGTCATCTCCTGCGTACCATTGATTGTAGAAAAAATTATAAAAAAGGATATTCTTCCCAAAGTAGACAGCAAAATCGGTAAACTACTGCTTAAAGTACCCATTGTAAACGATAAGATCAAATCGTTGGCACGACAAGCTGCTATGGAGATATTCGGCGGTAATTTTGATGAAATCATTATCGGTGGCGCTCCTTTCAATGCTGAAGTAGAAGCCTTCCTCAAAAAAATAGGTTTCCCCTACACCATCGCTTACGGTATGACAGAATGTGGTCCGATCATTTGCTCCAGCCGCTGGGAAAACCTGAAACTTGCTTCGTGCGGGAAAGCGACGACGCGAATGGAAGTAAAAATCGATTCCCCGGACCCTAAGACTCATGCAGGAGAAATCATCTGTAAAGGAGCCAACCTTATGTTGGGCTATTATAAAAATCAAGAAGCTACTGCACAAATCATTGACGTAAATGGCTGGCTGCATACAGGTGATCTCGGCACTATAGACGAGGAAGGGAATGTAACCGTCCGCGGACGTAGCAAAAACCTGCTCCTCACCTCCAGCGGACAGAATATCTATCCCGAAGAGATTGAAAGCAAGCTGAATAATATGCCGTATGTTGCCGAATCACTGATCGTCCTGCAACATGATAAGTTGGTAGCCTTGATCTACCCGGATTTCGACGATGCTTTCGCTCATGGATTGCAGCAGACGGATATTCAGAAAGTAATGGAGCAAAACCGTATTGAATTGAATCAACAACTTCCTAACTATTCCCAAATAAGCAAGATTAAAATCCATTTTGAAGAATTTGAAAAGACTGCGAAAAAGTCAATCAAACGCTTTATGTATCAGGAAGCAAAAGGGTAA
- a CDS encoding glycoside hydrolase family 97 protein, with amino-acid sequence MKINYAIGAFLCMLGCYACSSPKTEVKSPDGHIKMSFTLDENGTPFYNVSVGDSLLIENSAMGFTEENGVALGEGFQINSTTFDHKDEIWTQAWGENKKNRDHYNEMAVSLTNKDQVELTLRFRVFDDGVGFRYEYSVPAVDSLMITDELTTFRFRQDGTSWSIPASAETYELLYKQQPISEVETANTPFTFKTADGIYGSIHEAALYDFSEMTLKQTGRYALKAELTPWSDGIKVRKGNHFTTSWRTIQIAPEAVGLINSSLILNLNEPCVLETTDWIRPLKYVGVWWGMHLGVETWKMDERHGATTANAKKYIDFAAANDIEGVLFEGWNEGWESWGGMQNFDFTKPYADFDIDEIVHYAKEKGVEIIGHHETGGNIPNYERQMDHAMQWYTEHGIHILKTGYAGAFPNGLSHHGQYGVNHYQKVVETAARHKMTVDAHEPIKDTGIRRTWPNMMTREGARGMEWNAWSEGNPPSHHVMLPFTRLLSGPMDYTPGTFDILFLQTKDSPRRRKWNDQDKGNSRVNTTLAKQLANWVILYSPLQMASDMIEHYEGHPAFQFFRDFDPDCDESKALAGEPGEFVAIVRKAKGNYFLGAATNEKPRTLEIKLDFLEPGKQYKVVIYADGENADWKSNPTDYRITEQTVTSENTLNIRMAAGGGQAISFMAL; translated from the coding sequence ATGAAAATAAATTATGCAATCGGAGCTTTTCTGTGTATGCTGGGATGTTATGCGTGTAGCAGTCCGAAAACAGAAGTCAAATCACCGGACGGCCATATTAAGATGTCTTTCACGCTGGATGAGAACGGTACCCCGTTTTATAATGTCTCGGTAGGCGATTCACTATTGATTGAGAACTCTGCAATGGGGTTTACAGAAGAAAATGGAGTTGCTTTAGGAGAAGGTTTTCAGATAAACAGTACGACTTTCGATCATAAGGATGAGATTTGGACACAGGCTTGGGGAGAGAATAAAAAGAACAGGGATCATTATAATGAGATGGCGGTGAGCCTGACCAACAAAGATCAGGTGGAGTTGACACTTCGTTTCCGTGTGTTTGATGATGGAGTAGGGTTCCGTTATGAGTACAGTGTTCCCGCAGTGGATTCGTTGATGATAACCGATGAACTGACAACTTTCCGTTTTCGTCAGGACGGAACTTCATGGTCGATTCCCGCCAGTGCGGAGACTTATGAATTACTATATAAGCAACAGCCTATTTCCGAAGTGGAAACTGCCAATACTCCTTTCACATTCAAAACGGCAGACGGTATTTATGGCAGTATTCATGAAGCGGCTTTGTATGATTTCTCCGAAATGACTTTGAAGCAGACCGGAAGATATGCATTGAAAGCTGAGCTAACTCCTTGGTCGGATGGTATCAAAGTGCGTAAAGGCAATCATTTTACTACTTCCTGGCGTACCATCCAGATTGCTCCGGAAGCTGTCGGGCTGATTAATTCTTCCTTGATTCTGAATCTGAACGAACCTTGTGTACTGGAAACTACCGATTGGATTCGTCCCTTGAAATATGTCGGAGTGTGGTGGGGAATGCATTTGGGTGTGGAGACTTGGAAGATGGACGAACGTCATGGAGCCACTACCGCCAATGCCAAGAAGTATATTGATTTCGCTGCCGCCAATGATATAGAGGGTGTTTTGTTTGAGGGATGGAACGAAGGATGGGAAAGCTGGGGTGGTATGCAGAATTTTGACTTTACGAAACCGTATGCTGATTTTGACATTGACGAGATTGTGCATTATGCGAAAGAGAAAGGCGTTGAAATCATCGGACATCATGAGACTGGAGGCAATATTCCCAACTATGAACGTCAGATGGATCATGCCATGCAATGGTACACAGAACATGGTATTCATATCCTGAAAACCGGTTATGCGGGTGCTTTCCCGAATGGACTTTCGCATCATGGACAGTATGGGGTTAATCATTATCAGAAAGTGGTAGAGACAGCTGCCCGTCACAAAATGACAGTGGATGCACACGAGCCGATTAAAGATACCGGTATTCGCCGTACATGGCCCAACATGATGACTCGTGAAGGTGCAAGAGGTATGGAATGGAATGCATGGAGCGAAGGTAATCCTCCTTCCCATCATGTGATGTTGCCGTTTACCCGCCTGTTATCCGGTCCGATGGATTACACTCCTGGAACTTTTGATATTTTGTTTTTACAGACAAAGGATTCTCCCCGTCGCCGGAAATGGAACGATCAGGATAAGGGAAACAGCCGTGTGAACACTACATTGGCGAAACAGCTTGCTAACTGGGTGATTTTGTATTCCCCTTTGCAAATGGCTTCTGATATGATTGAACATTATGAGGGACATCCGGCTTTCCAGTTCTTCCGCGATTTTGATCCGGATTGCGACGAATCGAAAGCATTGGCAGGAGAACCAGGTGAATTTGTAGCCATCGTGCGTAAAGCAAAAGGTAACTATTTCTTGGGAGCGGCAACGAACGAGAAACCCCGTACACTGGAAATAAAATTGGATTTCCTGGAACCGGGCAAACAGTATAAAGTTGTCATCTATGCGGATGGAGAGAATGCGGATTGGAAATCAAATCCTACGGATTACCGGATAACGGAACAAACGGTTACTTCTGAAAATACGTTGAACATACGAATGGCTGCCGGAGGCGGACAGGCTATTTCATTTATGGCACTTTAA
- the nagA gene encoding N-acetylglucosamine-6-phosphate deacetylase, whose protein sequence is MLTQIINGRILTPQGWLKDGSVLICDGKILEVTNSDLAVIGATVIDARGMTIVPGFVSMHAHGGGGHDFTETTEEAFRTATMAHLKHGATGMFPTLSSTSFERLYQAVDVCENLMKEKDSPILGLHIEGPYLNPKMAGTQYDGFLKTPDENEYIPLLEHTSCIRRWDISPELPSAHDFARYTRSKGIMTAVTHTEAEYDEIKAAYAVGFSHAAHFYNAMPGFHKRREYKYEGTVESVYLTEGMTVEVIADGIHLPATILKLVYKLKGVENTCLVTDALAYAACDGTVPIDPRYIIEDGVCKMADHSALAGSLATMDILVRTMVKKANIPLEDAVRMASETPARLIGVGDRKGALAKGKDADIVILDKELNVRCVWSMGKIVPGTDILLHK, encoded by the coding sequence ATGTTGACTCAGATAATTAACGGACGGATATTGACTCCGCAGGGATGGTTGAAAGACGGTTCCGTATTGATTTGTGATGGAAAAATATTAGAGGTGACCAACAGTGATTTGGCGGTTATCGGTGCAACGGTGATTGATGCTCGTGGGATGACAATCGTACCGGGATTCGTGAGTATGCATGCGCACGGAGGTGGTGGTCATGATTTTACGGAAACGACGGAGGAGGCTTTCCGTACTGCTACTATGGCACACTTGAAACATGGAGCTACCGGTATGTTTCCTACTTTGTCGTCTACTTCCTTCGAAAGGCTTTATCAGGCAGTCGATGTATGCGAGAATCTGATGAAGGAGAAAGACTCTCCGATTCTCGGTCTGCATATCGAGGGGCCTTATCTGAATCCGAAGATGGCGGGAACGCAATATGACGGATTTCTGAAAACACCGGATGAAAATGAATATATTCCTTTGCTGGAACATACGTCTTGCATCAGACGTTGGGATATCAGCCCGGAGTTGCCCAGTGCGCATGATTTTGCCAGATACACCCGTTCAAAGGGGATTATGACGGCGGTGACTCATACCGAAGCCGAATATGATGAGATAAAGGCTGCATATGCAGTGGGATTCTCTCATGCCGCTCATTTCTATAACGCTATGCCGGGTTTTCATAAACGTCGTGAATATAAGTACGAAGGTACGGTAGAAAGTGTATATCTGACAGAAGGAATGACGGTGGAAGTCATTGCGGACGGTATACACTTGCCGGCTACTATCTTGAAATTAGTTTATAAATTGAAAGGGGTAGAAAATACTTGCCTTGTCACGGATGCCCTGGCTTATGCTGCTTGTGACGGTACTGTACCTATTGATCCACGCTACATAATAGAGGATGGAGTGTGTAAGATGGCAGACCATTCAGCACTGGCCGGTAGCTTGGCTACGATGGATATCTTGGTGCGTACTATGGTGAAGAAAGCGAACATACCTTTGGAAGATGCCGTGCGCATGGCTTCCGAAACTCCTGCCCGTTTGATCGGAGTGGGTGATCGGAAAGGGGCGTTGGCAAAGGGGAAGGATGCTGATATTGTGATTCTTGATAAGGAACTGAATGTACGATGTGTATGGTCGATGGGAAAGATTGTTCCGGGAACTGATATTCTGTTGCATAAATAA
- the nagA gene encoding N-acetylglucosamine-6-phosphate deacetylase codes for MLTQIINARILTPQGWLKDGSVLIRDNKILEVTNCDLAIIGAKLIDAKGMYIVPGGVEIHVHGGGGRDFMEGTEDAFRTAIKAHMQHGTTSIFPTLSSSTIPMIRAAAETTEKMMAEPDSPVLGLHLEGHYFNMAMAGGQIPENIKDPDPEEYIPLLEETHCIKRWDAAPELPGAMQFGKYITAKGVLASVGHTQAEFEDIQTAYEAGYTHATHFYNAMPGFHKRKEYKYEGTVESIYLIDDMTVEVVADGIHVPPTILRLVYKIKGVERTCLITDALACAASDSQTAFDPRVIIEDGVCKLADRSALAGSVATMDRLIRTMVQKAEIPLADVIRMISETPARIMGVLDRKGTLERGKDADIIALDKDLNVRAVWAMGQLVEGTNKLF; via the coding sequence ATGTTAACACAAATCATTAATGCACGCATCCTGACACCACAAGGCTGGCTAAAGGATGGGTCAGTTCTTATTCGCGACAATAAAATTCTGGAAGTAACCAATTGTGACCTTGCCATTATCGGAGCCAAACTGATTGATGCCAAAGGAATGTATATCGTTCCGGGCGGCGTGGAAATCCACGTTCACGGTGGCGGTGGAAGAGACTTTATGGAAGGTACGGAAGACGCTTTCCGTACGGCAATCAAAGCCCATATGCAGCATGGTACTACCAGTATTTTTCCGACTCTTTCTTCTTCTACCATTCCGATGATTCGTGCTGCCGCGGAGACCACTGAGAAAATGATGGCGGAACCGGACAGTCCTGTACTCGGACTTCATCTCGAAGGCCATTATTTCAATATGGCAATGGCGGGCGGACAGATTCCGGAGAATATCAAAGATCCGGACCCGGAAGAATATATTCCCTTGTTGGAGGAAACGCACTGCATCAAGCGTTGGGACGCTGCGCCGGAACTTCCCGGAGCCATGCAGTTCGGCAAATATATCACGGCGAAAGGGGTGCTGGCTTCAGTAGGGCATACGCAGGCTGAGTTTGAAGATATACAGACGGCATACGAAGCCGGATATACCCATGCTACTCATTTCTATAATGCCATGCCGGGATTCCATAAACGGAAAGAGTACAAATATGAAGGTACGGTGGAGAGTATTTATCTGATTGACGATATGACAGTGGAAGTAGTGGCCGATGGTATCCACGTGCCGCCGACGATTCTGCGCCTTGTTTACAAGATCAAGGGGGTGGAGCGTACTTGTTTGATAACGGATGCGTTAGCTTGTGCGGCGAGCGATAGCCAGACGGCTTTTGACCCGCGTGTCATTATCGAGGACGGGGTTTGTAAACTAGCCGACCGTTCCGCTTTGGCGGGAAGTGTGGCGACAATGGATCGTCTGATACGTACGATGGTGCAGAAAGCGGAAATCCCATTGGCGGATGTGATTAGAATGATTTCTGAAACACCTGCCCGTATCATGGGAGTGCTGGATCGTAAGGGCACGCTCGAACGTGGTAAGGATGCCGATATCATTGCTTTGGATAAGGACTTGAATGTAAGAGCCGTGTGGGCAATGGGGCAATTGGTAGAGGGAACCAATAAACTGTTTTAA
- the nspC gene encoding carboxynorspermidine decarboxylase produces MIDFAQFPSPCYIMEEELLRKNLTLIKSVADRAGVEIILAFKSFAMWRSFPIFREYIRHSTASSVYEARLALEEFGSKAHTYSPAYTERDFPEIMRCSSHITFNSMAQFERFYSMTVAEGSGISCGIRVNPEYSEVETELYNPCAPGTRFGITADLLPETLPQGIEGFHCHCHCESSSYELERTLEHLESKFSRWFPQIKWLNLGGGHLMTRKDYDTEHLIRLLKELRTRYPHLQIILEPGSAFTWQTGVLTSEVVDIVESRGIKTAILNVSFTCHMPDCLEMPYQPAVRGAEMGNEGKYIYRLGGNSCLSGDYMGLWSFDHELQIGERIVFEDMIHYTMVKTNMFNGIHHPAIAIWTKEGKAEIYKQFSYEDYRDRMS; encoded by the coding sequence ATGATAGACTTTGCACAGTTCCCTTCTCCTTGTTATATTATGGAAGAAGAACTCCTAAGAAAGAACCTTACATTGATCAAGAGCGTAGCCGACAGGGCGGGAGTGGAGATTATCCTTGCTTTCAAGTCGTTTGCCATGTGGCGTTCTTTCCCGATATTCCGTGAATACATACGTCATTCAACAGCCAGTTCGGTGTATGAAGCCCGTTTGGCGCTGGAAGAGTTCGGGAGCAAGGCACATACGTATTCTCCTGCCTATACGGAGCGGGATTTTCCTGAAATCATGCGTTGTAGTAGTCATATCACATTCAATTCGATGGCCCAATTCGAACGTTTCTATTCGATGACGGTTGCCGAAGGAAGCGGTATCTCATGTGGTATTCGTGTAAATCCTGAATATTCGGAGGTAGAGACGGAGCTTTATAATCCATGTGCGCCCGGTACCCGTTTTGGAATAACGGCAGACCTGCTGCCGGAAACATTGCCGCAGGGAATTGAAGGTTTCCACTGCCATTGTCATTGCGAGTCCTCCTCGTATGAGTTGGAACGTACATTGGAACATCTGGAAAGCAAGTTTTCCCGTTGGTTTCCGCAGATTAAATGGTTGAATCTAGGGGGCGGACATCTGATGACACGCAAAGATTATGACACTGAGCATTTGATAAGACTGTTGAAGGAATTGAGAACGCGTTATCCACACTTGCAGATAATCCTGGAGCCCGGATCGGCTTTTACTTGGCAGACGGGAGTGCTGACTTCCGAAGTGGTGGATATTGTGGAAAGTCGTGGAATCAAGACAGCTATTCTGAACGTCAGTTTCACCTGCCATATGCCGGACTGTCTGGAAATGCCATATCAACCTGCCGTGCGTGGCGCAGAGATGGGAAATGAGGGAAAATACATCTATCGTCTTGGAGGAAATTCCTGTTTGAGCGGTGACTATATGGGACTGTGGAGTTTCGATCACGAGTTGCAAATCGGAGAGCGTATCGTGTTTGAGGATATGATTCACTATACGATGGTGAAAACGAATATGTTTAACGGAATTCATCATCCCGCCATTGCCATTTGGACAAAAGAGGGGAAGGCGGAAATATACAAGCAATTTTCTTATGAAGATTATCGTGACCGAATGAGTTGA
- a CDS encoding NAD(P)H-dependent oxidoreductase: MNKDLRKVVILLAHPNIKASQANKALIDAVSDIEGVAVFNLYELSEDIAFNIDEWSKIISDASAVIYQFPFYWMSAPSLLKKWQDEVFTFLSKTPAVAGKPLMVVTTTGSEYEAYRSGGRNRFTTDELLRPYQGSAIHSGMVWQTPIVIYGMGTADAGKNIAEGANLYKQRVEMLINSSNAGNNW, from the coding sequence ATGAATAAAGATTTAAGAAAAGTAGTGATTCTGCTGGCACATCCCAACATTAAAGCCTCACAAGCGAACAAGGCATTAATTGACGCTGTCAGTGACATTGAGGGAGTAGCGGTTTTCAACCTTTACGAATTGTCGGAAGATATCGCTTTCAATATCGACGAATGGAGTAAAATCATCTCCGACGCTTCGGCCGTTATCTACCAGTTTCCTTTCTATTGGATGAGCGCACCGTCATTATTAAAAAAATGGCAGGACGAGGTTTTCACATTCTTATCCAAAACTCCGGCCGTTGCCGGAAAGCCATTGATGGTAGTGACAACTACCGGTTCGGAATACGAGGCCTATCGCAGTGGTGGACGAAACCGATTCACTACGGACGAACTTTTGCGTCCTTATCAGGGAAGTGCAATCCACTCGGGCATGGTATGGCAGACCCCCATTGTGATATATGGAATGGGAACCGCGGATGCGGGAAAGAACATTGCCGAAGGAGCGAACTTGTACAAACAAAGAGTAGAAATGCTTATTAACAGCAGTAATGCGGGAAATAATTGGTAA